A region of Fimbriimonadaceae bacterium DNA encodes the following proteins:
- a CDS encoding putative glyoxylase CFP32: MDEHAVAVGRTFPWHEVYTSNVQGTIDFYMKSLGWETESMDMGQGPYHMLKANGMSVCGVFDSAQAGGAPPHWATYIGVDNLDDRLGKCTANGATVVVEKMHIPSVGWMAMIADPFGAHVWLYQPEPQV, translated from the coding sequence ATGGATGAACATGCAGTCGCGGTTGGCCGGACTTTTCCATGGCACGAGGTCTACACCTCAAACGTCCAGGGCACGATCGATTTCTACATGAAGAGCCTCGGCTGGGAAACCGAGTCGATGGACATGGGCCAAGGCCCCTATCACATGCTGAAGGCAAACGGCATGTCGGTTTGTGGTGTCTTCGATTCCGCCCAAGCGGGTGGCGCGCCTCCCCATTGGGCGACCTACATCGGAGTCGACAATCTCGACGATCGGCTCGGCAAGTGCACCGCCAACGGTGCTACCGTCGTGGTCGAGAAGATGCACATTCCTTCGGTTGGTTGGATGGCGATGATCGCCGATCCCTTCGGCGCCCACGTCTGGCTTTACCAACCCGAGCCACAGGTCTAG
- the rcsC_1 gene encoding Sensor histidine kinase RcsC, translated as MDLNDHGPMDEALLEQRTQLRVITDSSPALISYLDSDLRYRFVNRRYENWFGITRDEIVGKPMEEVLGSEAVTVLKPHIEAVLRGETVHFESLVPYQASGEKWIDAQYVPDVGADGKVRGFFVFVIDITARKLAEARELDLANEALATKAKFEAIFNQSEIFAAILDLNGNVVEVNDLAVESCGFTKDEVLGKPFWQTPWWRESAEVQSQIRAAVETALGGGVYHKVLPYWRKDGTEHQFEFALHPIRDHAGKVIFLHPTGVDITERMLAEARVHGQMQTLEIIHHVGTALAGELDLEKLLQAVTDAGREISGAAFGAFFYNVEADGESYRLYTISGAPREAFSKFTQPRATDLFGPTFRGEAIVRLPDVLEDPRYGKNPPFHGIPEGHLAVRSYLAVPVKSRSGEVIGGLFFGHPEPNVFTQQTEIILHAIAAQAAVAIDNARLYGEAQAEIEERRRAVHALRESEATFRAMFSVSSVGKVQFDPISGRFLRVNNAMCQYLGYTEEELLKMTHKEVSHPDDRIRDEDTLNQLFQGNIPSYETEKRYLRKDGGVVWAHLTVNVIRDEQERPWRYTAIIQDISERRKTEETLQESERRLRTLVSNLPGMAYRCRNDKRRSMEFISERVIDMTGYQKSEYESNERSWMESTHPDDVEEVSKGLQEALEDHRPYQLEYRIINRDGNVHWVYEKGEGVYSESGHVVALEGFVLDISERKSVEAERERLLESEQLARTEAERASRLKDEFLALLSHELRTPLNAILGWSQLLNRPELRRDQDALEEGVQSIARSAEIQAQLIDDLLDMSRILSDKVHLKVEPVNLQEVIRSAIATVKPSADAKGVVIEQDTSLVLGSVLAGDPARLQQIVWNLLSNAVKFSSSGGVVKIILRRVENTVEIVVEDSGRGIKPQFLDHVFDRFRQADSSTTRTHGGLGLGLAIVKSLVELHGGTVTAQSEGEGRGATFTVSLPLQATSSIDRPFRASKGPKAVELAGTRVLIIDDEPHSLAYERRVMEECGASVSTASSVDQAFRILDSAKFDVLICDIGMPGRDGYDFIRTFRMGQSASRSAPVIALTAFARPEDRDRAEAEGFDLHAAKPVEPEALRQIVAGLLAQAKKGTPDLVAPEQG; from the coding sequence ATGGACTTAAACGACCACGGACCGATGGACGAGGCCCTCTTGGAACAGCGGACCCAGCTCCGGGTCATCACCGATTCCAGCCCCGCACTGATCTCCTATTTGGACTCAGATCTGCGGTATCGGTTCGTAAATCGCCGGTACGAGAACTGGTTCGGGATAACGAGGGACGAAATCGTCGGCAAGCCAATGGAAGAAGTTCTCGGGTCCGAGGCGGTGACCGTGCTCAAGCCTCACATCGAGGCCGTCTTGCGAGGCGAGACGGTTCACTTCGAATCGCTCGTGCCCTACCAAGCGTCCGGTGAGAAATGGATCGACGCCCAATACGTTCCCGATGTCGGAGCGGACGGCAAGGTGCGTGGCTTCTTCGTGTTCGTCATCGACATCACCGCCAGAAAACTGGCGGAAGCGCGGGAGCTTGATTTAGCCAATGAAGCGTTAGCCACGAAGGCCAAGTTCGAAGCCATTTTCAATCAGTCGGAGATCTTCGCCGCGATTTTGGACCTCAACGGGAACGTCGTGGAGGTCAACGACCTCGCGGTGGAGTCGTGCGGCTTCACGAAGGATGAAGTCCTCGGTAAGCCGTTCTGGCAAACCCCATGGTGGCGCGAATCAGCGGAGGTCCAGAGCCAGATCCGTGCCGCCGTCGAGACCGCGCTCGGTGGTGGGGTGTACCACAAAGTCCTTCCCTACTGGCGAAAAGACGGCACCGAACACCAGTTCGAATTCGCCCTTCATCCGATCCGTGATCACGCAGGAAAGGTCATCTTCCTTCATCCAACGGGCGTTGACATTACCGAGCGCATGCTGGCAGAGGCACGGGTCCACGGCCAGATGCAGACCCTTGAGATCATTCACCACGTCGGAACGGCGCTGGCCGGTGAACTGGACTTGGAAAAACTGCTTCAAGCGGTCACCGACGCGGGGCGCGAGATTAGCGGCGCCGCGTTTGGCGCCTTTTTCTACAATGTCGAAGCCGATGGTGAAAGCTATCGCCTTTACACCATTTCGGGAGCGCCCAGAGAGGCCTTCTCAAAGTTCACGCAGCCACGGGCCACCGACCTGTTTGGGCCAACCTTTAGGGGCGAGGCAATCGTCCGGCTGCCGGATGTGTTGGAGGATCCCCGATACGGCAAGAACCCTCCCTTCCACGGAATCCCTGAGGGCCACTTGGCGGTTCGGAGCTATTTGGCCGTACCTGTAAAGTCGAGATCCGGAGAGGTAATCGGGGGCCTATTCTTCGGTCACCCCGAACCCAACGTCTTCACGCAGCAGACCGAGATCATCTTGCACGCCATTGCCGCGCAAGCTGCGGTCGCGATCGATAACGCGAGGCTGTATGGCGAGGCGCAAGCAGAGATCGAGGAACGCCGCCGAGCCGTTCATGCCCTACGGGAAAGCGAAGCCACGTTCCGAGCCATGTTCAGCGTCAGCAGCGTCGGAAAAGTCCAGTTCGATCCGATTTCGGGACGATTCTTGCGGGTTAACAATGCGATGTGCCAATACCTCGGCTATACCGAGGAAGAGCTTCTAAAAATGACCCACAAGGAGGTTAGCCATCCCGACGACCGAATCCGGGATGAGGACACGCTTAACCAGCTTTTCCAGGGCAACATCCCTTCCTATGAAACCGAAAAGCGCTACCTCCGCAAAGATGGCGGCGTCGTGTGGGCTCATTTGACCGTTAACGTCATCCGAGACGAGCAGGAACGGCCATGGCGCTATACCGCGATCATCCAGGACATCTCTGAACGCCGCAAGACCGAAGAGACCCTGCAGGAGAGCGAGCGACGCCTCAGAACGCTTGTTTCCAACCTGCCGGGCATGGCGTATCGGTGCCGAAATGACAAGCGGCGAAGCATGGAGTTCATCAGCGAGCGGGTGATCGACATGACCGGTTACCAAAAGTCGGAGTACGAGTCAAACGAGCGCTCCTGGATGGAATCGACCCACCCTGACGATGTCGAAGAGGTGTCAAAGGGCCTCCAGGAAGCCCTTGAGGACCACCGGCCCTACCAACTTGAGTACCGCATTATCAATCGTGACGGGAACGTTCATTGGGTTTACGAAAAGGGTGAAGGGGTCTATAGCGAGTCTGGTCATGTCGTAGCGCTTGAAGGTTTCGTCCTCGATATCTCTGAAAGAAAGTCGGTCGAGGCGGAACGTGAACGGCTCTTGGAAAGTGAGCAGCTCGCCCGTACCGAGGCCGAGCGTGCCAGCCGACTTAAGGATGAGTTCCTCGCCCTTCTCAGCCATGAATTGCGGACGCCGCTAAATGCCATCCTCGGTTGGTCGCAGCTGCTGAATCGCCCCGAACTAAGGCGAGACCAAGACGCACTTGAGGAAGGCGTCCAATCGATTGCTCGGAGCGCCGAGATCCAGGCGCAGCTCATCGATGATCTCCTCGATATGAGCCGTATCCTCTCCGACAAGGTTCACCTCAAGGTCGAGCCGGTCAACTTGCAGGAAGTCATCCGTTCGGCCATTGCGACGGTTAAACCATCGGCCGATGCAAAGGGCGTCGTCATCGAGCAGGACACTTCGCTGGTATTGGGCTCGGTTCTCGCAGGAGATCCGGCCAGGCTACAGCAAATCGTTTGGAATCTTCTCTCAAATGCGGTCAAGTTTTCGTCTTCAGGCGGCGTGGTCAAAATTATCTTGCGGCGCGTGGAGAACACCGTGGAGATCGTGGTCGAAGACAGCGGCCGTGGCATCAAACCGCAGTTCCTGGACCATGTTTTCGATCGCTTTCGTCAGGCTGACAGCTCCACAACGCGCACCCACGGCGGACTGGGTCTTGGCTTGGCGATAGTCAAGAGTCTCGTCGAGCTGCACGGTGGAACCGTCACGGCGCAAAGCGAAGGCGAAGGAAGAGGAGCCACCTTCACGGTTTCGCTACCGTTGCAGGCAACCAGCAGCATCGATCGTCCGTTTAGGGCCAGCAAGGGTCCGAAAGCTGTCGAACTGGCAGGAACAAGAGTGCTTATCATTGATGATGAACCCCATTCCCTCGCTTACGAGAGGCGGGTTATGGAGGAATGCGGCGCTTCCGTGAGTACGGCATCGTCCGTGGACCAAGCATTCCGGATCCTCGATTCAGCCAAATTCGACGTGTTGATTTGCGATATCGGGATGCCGGGGCGAGACGGCTACGACTTCATTAGAACCTTTCGAATGGGACAATCGGCATCACGCTCCGCGCCGGTTATCGCCCTAACTGCTTTTGCCAGGCCAGAAGACCGTGATCGCGCGGAAGCCGAAGGTTTCGACCTGCATGCAGCAAAGCCCGTCGAGCCCGAGGCTCTTCGGCAAATCGTTGCCGGCCTGCTTGCACAAGCCAAGAAGGGCACGCCCGACCTGGTCGCTCCCGAGCAGGGGTGA
- a CDS encoding Butanoate coenzyme A-transferase, whose translation MFTYGQRMSLCSPEAAVQRIESHNRVFIHGMAAAPQELVRALVARSPELRGVEIVHLHTEGNAAYASPEMGDSFRVNALFVGPNVRKAVQQGRADYVPIFLSEVPALFRSGAMPIDAALIQVSPPDRHGFCSLGVSVEATKSAVLAAKHVIAQVNRHMPRTHGDGLIHVDNIHALVEHHEPLPDIAAHPPSEIESKIGVNCANLVEDGATIQMGIGAIPNAVLQSLMSHRDLGVHTEMFSDGLIELVERGVVNGRLKRVHPGKIVAGFVLGTSKLYEFVDDNPLVAMLDIGYVNDTSVIRRNPKVTAINSAIEVDITGQVCADSIGCDIYSGVGGQMDFIRGASQSEGGKPIIALPSATSRGESRIVPMLKPGAGVVTTRAHVHWVVTEYGAANLHGKNLRQRAKAMVAIAHPDHRETLEREAHARFGTLA comes from the coding sequence GTGTTTACTTATGGGCAGAGAATGTCACTCTGTTCACCCGAGGCCGCGGTCCAGCGGATCGAAAGCCACAACCGCGTCTTCATCCACGGCATGGCCGCTGCACCCCAAGAGCTGGTCCGTGCCCTCGTCGCCAGAAGCCCGGAGCTCCGGGGGGTGGAGATTGTCCATCTCCACACGGAGGGCAATGCCGCCTACGCATCGCCGGAGATGGGCGACAGCTTCCGTGTCAACGCCCTCTTTGTCGGACCCAATGTCCGTAAGGCGGTGCAGCAGGGAAGGGCGGATTATGTGCCGATCTTCCTTAGCGAAGTTCCTGCCCTGTTCCGCAGTGGGGCGATGCCAATCGACGCCGCCCTGATTCAAGTTTCCCCACCGGACCGTCATGGCTTCTGCTCTCTTGGCGTGTCCGTCGAGGCAACCAAGAGTGCGGTGCTCGCCGCGAAACATGTCATCGCCCAGGTGAACCGGCACATGCCACGCACGCACGGCGACGGTCTAATCCACGTCGATAACATCCACGCCCTGGTGGAGCACCACGAGCCGTTGCCCGATATAGCGGCCCATCCGCCCAGCGAAATCGAATCGAAGATTGGCGTGAACTGCGCCAACCTCGTCGAGGACGGGGCGACGATTCAAATGGGAATCGGCGCTATTCCGAATGCGGTTCTTCAATCGCTAATGAGCCATCGGGATCTTGGCGTACATACCGAAATGTTCTCGGACGGCCTCATCGAACTTGTCGAGCGCGGGGTGGTGAACGGCAGGCTCAAGCGGGTTCACCCCGGCAAGATCGTCGCTGGATTCGTGCTGGGGACGAGCAAGCTATACGAGTTCGTCGATGACAATCCCCTGGTCGCGATGCTTGACATCGGCTATGTGAACGACACCAGCGTCATCCGCCGAAACCCTAAGGTCACCGCGATCAACAGCGCTATCGAGGTCGACATCACCGGCCAGGTCTGCGCGGACTCGATCGGGTGCGACATTTACTCCGGCGTCGGCGGACAAATGGATTTCATTCGCGGCGCCTCGCAGTCGGAAGGCGGAAAACCGATTATCGCCCTCCCTTCCGCGACGTCGAGGGGCGAGTCCCGAATCGTTCCGATGCTCAAGCCGGGGGCCGGTGTCGTGACGACCAGGGCGCACGTCCACTGGGTGGTGACGGAGTACGGTGCCGCCAATCTGCATGGCAAGAATCTTCGGCAGCGGGCTAAGGCGATGGTGGCGATCGCACATCCCGACCATCGTGAGACGCTCGAACGGGAAGCTCACGCTAGGTTTGGCACGCTTGCCTGA
- the ugpC gene encoding sn-glycerol-3-phosphate import ATP-binding protein UgpC: MVVERERSAGVTLQKVTKIFGKDIKAVDDLDLAIRDREFMVLVGPSGCGKTTALRMVAGLEEATSGDINIGDRRVNDVPPKDRDIAMVFQNYALYPHMSVYDNIAFGLRLRELKSFFWQLSHIDEARKIRQSIDDRVRQTADMLGIGHLLERRPKELSGGQRQRVALGRAIVRKPKVFLMDEPLSNLDAKLRIQTRAELIRLHRELGITTIYVTHDQVEAMTMGQRIAVMSNGVLQQCDEPAVVYNQPANKFVAGFIGAPPMNFIDGTVVDGMVDLGSMKFAVPAGHAARKLEGHAVTFGIRPESIYAAGPKCPIQSTTGNHFGAKVDVLERLGSEDTVYLVAEGGHPLIATLDPESGIEAGQCAEFVIDIERIHIFDRETEVAIR, translated from the coding sequence ATGGTCGTTGAGAGAGAGCGCTCGGCCGGCGTCACCCTACAGAAAGTAACAAAGATCTTCGGAAAGGACATAAAGGCCGTCGACGACTTGGACCTCGCCATTCGCGATCGGGAGTTCATGGTTCTGGTCGGGCCTTCCGGGTGTGGAAAGACCACCGCACTTCGGATGGTTGCCGGCCTTGAGGAGGCGACGAGCGGCGATATCAACATCGGCGACCGCCGGGTCAACGACGTCCCTCCGAAGGACCGCGATATCGCGATGGTTTTCCAGAACTATGCGCTCTATCCGCACATGTCCGTTTACGACAACATTGCGTTCGGACTCCGACTTCGCGAGCTCAAGAGCTTCTTCTGGCAGCTCTCGCACATCGATGAGGCGCGCAAGATCCGCCAGAGCATCGACGACCGTGTGCGCCAAACCGCCGATATGCTCGGCATCGGCCATCTATTGGAACGTCGGCCTAAGGAGCTCTCCGGTGGTCAGCGCCAACGCGTGGCATTGGGTCGCGCAATTGTACGGAAGCCAAAGGTCTTCCTCATGGACGAGCCGCTCAGCAACCTCGACGCAAAGCTGAGAATCCAAACGCGAGCTGAACTGATCCGACTTCACCGGGAACTCGGCATCACGACCATCTATGTCACTCATGATCAGGTCGAGGCGATGACTATGGGGCAGCGGATAGCGGTGATGTCGAACGGCGTCCTTCAGCAGTGCGATGAGCCGGCAGTCGTATACAACCAACCGGCCAACAAATTTGTCGCCGGATTCATCGGCGCGCCGCCGATGAACTTCATCGATGGAACAGTCGTCGACGGGATGGTCGACCTTGGATCGATGAAGTTTGCGGTGCCCGCAGGGCATGCCGCACGGAAACTCGAAGGCCATGCCGTAACGTTCGGGATTCGTCCCGAATCGATATACGCGGCGGGTCCGAAGTGCCCGATCCAATCCACAACTGGGAATCACTTTGGAGCCAAGGTCGATGTGCTGGAACGGCTAGGATCCGAGGACACGGTGTACCTGGTCGCCGAAGGTGGGCACCCGCTCATTGCAACGCTTGACCCGGAATCGGGGATCGAAGCCGGTCAATGCGCAGAGTTTGTTATCGACATCGAACGGATCCACATTTTTGATCGAGAAACCGAAGTCGCGATCCGCTGA
- the tkt gene encoding Transketolase, which translates to MAHVLWTRHLRHNPRNPKWVNRDRFILSAGHGSMLLYALLHLTGYDLSMEEIKNFRQFGSKTPGHPENVLTPGVEMATGPLGQGFATAVGMAIAQANLGERFNRPGLPIFDHYTYVLCSDGDLMEGICQEAASLAGHLGLGKLIALYDDNGITIDGSTSLAFTEDTQAKFEALGWHTIRIDGMDMEAVDRALSDAKAVEDRPSLILARTVIGFGSPNKAGSEKSHGSPLGEEEVRLTKQALDLPDTPFYVEQEVVDFYRRAVAVGEVLEAAWEKSVRDLADPDLDRLLGELPEGWAAKLPTFTEPVSTRVASGKALQVAAAVHTGLMGGSADLSENVFTVIRDCPVFQSSSPEGRTLMFGVREHAMMAAANGLTLHGATRGYGGTFLIFSDYCRPSIRLASLMECPTIFVFSHDSIGLGEDGPTHQPIEQIMSLRAIPGLNVMRPADGNEVSACWMLALEHHDGPSLIVTSRQNLPIITSADIPNHPARSGAYVLADSPLPQICLVATGSEVSLALAAKDLLTEQGMAARVVSMPSWFLFERQTADYRAGVLNPEMPTVSVEAGVTLGWSRYAQAHVGIDHFGASAPGPVVMKEFGFTPENVANVAKGLLGRA; encoded by the coding sequence ATGGCTCACGTTCTGTGGACCCGGCACCTGCGCCATAACCCTAGGAATCCGAAGTGGGTCAATCGTGACCGGTTCATCCTGAGCGCCGGACACGGCTCGATGCTGCTTTATGCGCTGCTCCATCTGACCGGCTACGACCTGTCGATGGAGGAGATCAAGAACTTCAGGCAGTTCGGTAGTAAAACGCCCGGCCACCCTGAAAACGTCTTGACGCCGGGAGTGGAGATGGCGACCGGGCCACTCGGACAGGGATTTGCTACCGCTGTCGGAATGGCGATTGCACAGGCAAACCTTGGCGAGCGGTTTAACCGGCCCGGACTGCCCATTTTCGACCACTACACCTATGTCCTCTGTAGCGACGGGGACCTCATGGAAGGGATTTGCCAGGAAGCCGCCTCCCTCGCCGGTCACCTTGGGCTGGGAAAGCTTATCGCCCTCTACGATGACAACGGCATCACGATCGACGGTTCGACCAGCCTTGCGTTTACCGAAGACACCCAGGCGAAGTTCGAGGCGCTCGGCTGGCACACGATTCGAATCGACGGCATGGATATGGAAGCGGTGGACCGTGCACTGTCGGATGCAAAAGCCGTCGAAGATCGACCGTCCCTCATTCTCGCGCGTACGGTCATTGGGTTCGGCAGTCCGAACAAGGCAGGCTCGGAAAAGTCCCATGGCTCTCCGCTGGGCGAGGAAGAAGTCCGCTTGACCAAGCAAGCTCTGGATTTGCCGGACACGCCGTTTTACGTCGAGCAAGAGGTGGTGGACTTTTATCGGCGAGCCGTCGCGGTGGGTGAAGTGCTGGAAGCAGCATGGGAGAAGTCCGTTCGCGACCTTGCCGACCCTGATCTGGACCGGCTTCTGGGCGAGCTGCCCGAGGGGTGGGCTGCCAAGCTGCCGACGTTCACCGAGCCGGTCAGTACCCGAGTCGCAAGTGGAAAGGCACTCCAAGTGGCGGCCGCTGTGCATACCGGCCTGATGGGCGGTAGCGCCGATCTCTCCGAAAATGTCTTCACCGTGATCCGCGATTGCCCGGTCTTTCAGTCATCGTCTCCGGAAGGACGTACGCTGATGTTCGGGGTACGGGAGCATGCCATGATGGCGGCGGCAAACGGCCTGACGCTTCATGGAGCGACGCGGGGCTACGGCGGCACCTTTCTGATCTTCAGCGATTACTGCCGGCCTTCTATCCGCCTGGCATCGCTGATGGAGTGCCCCACGATCTTTGTCTTCTCGCACGATTCGATCGGGCTCGGAGAAGACGGCCCAACCCATCAGCCAATCGAGCAGATCATGAGCCTCCGCGCGATTCCGGGCCTGAATGTCATGCGTCCCGCAGATGGCAACGAAGTTTCCGCCTGCTGGATGCTGGCTCTCGAACATCACGACGGTCCCAGCTTGATCGTGACGAGCAGGCAGAACTTGCCGATCATTACGTCCGCCGACATACCCAATCATCCGGCGCGGAGCGGAGCCTACGTGTTGGCCGATTCCCCGTTACCTCAGATCTGCCTCGTCGCAACCGGAAGCGAGGTCTCCCTTGCCCTCGCCGCCAAAGATCTGCTCACCGAGCAAGGGATGGCGGCCCGCGTCGTGAGCATGCCGAGCTGGTTCCTATTCGAGCGGCAGACCGCTGATTACCGTGCTGGCGTTCTCAATCCGGAGATGCCGACCGTAAGCGTTGAAGCAGGGGTGACCCTAGGCTGGTCGCGGTACGCCCAGGCTCATGTGGGCATCGACCATTTCGGGGCATCGGCTCCTGGGCCGGTCGTGATGAAGGAGTTTGGCTTTACTCCGGAGAATGTGGCGAACGTCGCAAAAGGTCTCCTCGGCAGAGCCTAG
- the tpl_1 gene encoding Tyrosine phenol-lyase: protein MSAVSPNRGIVRLSKLEKPMPQRFKRRSWAEPYKIKVVEMLDMTTRDVRERVLREAGYNTFLLPSKSVYIDLLTDSGTSAMSDYQWAGMMLGDEAYAGSRNFEHLEAAVRKYYGFRYVVPTHQGRGAEHLLSRCMIKPGDSIPGNMYFTTTRLHQELAGGAFVDVIVDAAHDPESRHPFKGNVDLGKLESLIERVGAKRVPYICLAGTVNMAGGQPFSMENLIAVRALTARYGIKIYLDATRLVENAYFIQQREPGWCETPVADILKAICKLADGCTMSAKKDSLTNIGGFLATNSRKLYEEACNLVVVFEGLHTYGGLAGRDMEAMARGIEESVQDHHVRARVGQVEYLGHHLEEEGIPIVHPVGGHAVFLNARAFYPHLPQDAFPAQTLAAELYLESGIRSMERGIASAGRDPVTGDHHRPRLELTRLTIPRRVYTQAHMDVTVESVCATYDRREEAKGLKMIYEPKYLRFFRARFEPL, encoded by the coding sequence ATGAGCGCAGTGAGCCCGAACCGGGGGATTGTACGCTTGTCGAAGCTGGAAAAACCGATGCCACAGCGATTCAAGCGGCGCTCCTGGGCCGAGCCCTATAAGATCAAAGTCGTCGAGATGCTCGACATGACGACGCGCGACGTGCGCGAACGGGTCCTGAGGGAAGCTGGCTACAACACATTCCTGCTTCCTTCGAAGTCTGTTTATATCGACTTGTTGACGGACAGCGGAACGAGCGCAATGAGCGACTACCAGTGGGCGGGCATGATGCTCGGCGACGAAGCCTATGCGGGGAGTCGTAACTTCGAACATCTGGAGGCGGCGGTTCGAAAGTATTACGGGTTCCGATATGTGGTGCCCACGCATCAGGGGCGCGGGGCCGAACATCTCCTCTCTCGCTGCATGATCAAGCCGGGCGACAGCATTCCCGGCAACATGTACTTTACGACGACGCGCCTGCACCAGGAGCTGGCTGGCGGCGCGTTCGTTGACGTGATTGTTGACGCAGCCCACGACCCCGAGAGTCGCCATCCGTTCAAGGGCAACGTCGACTTGGGCAAGCTTGAGTCGCTGATTGAGCGCGTAGGCGCCAAAAGGGTTCCCTACATCTGCCTTGCCGGCACCGTGAACATGGCGGGCGGGCAACCCTTTTCCATGGAGAATCTGATCGCCGTCCGAGCGCTGACCGCCAGGTACGGCATCAAGATCTATCTCGACGCGACCCGGCTGGTGGAGAACGCCTACTTCATTCAACAGCGGGAACCAGGATGGTGCGAGACGCCGGTCGCGGACATCCTAAAGGCGATCTGCAAGCTGGCTGATGGATGCACCATGAGTGCCAAGAAGGATTCCCTTACGAACATCGGCGGTTTCCTCGCCACCAACAGCCGCAAGCTGTATGAGGAGGCTTGCAACCTGGTGGTCGTTTTCGAGGGGTTGCATACTTACGGCGGTCTCGCCGGCCGCGATATGGAGGCAATGGCGCGTGGGATCGAGGAGAGCGTGCAAGACCACCACGTCCGGGCGCGGGTTGGGCAGGTCGAGTACCTCGGGCATCACCTGGAGGAGGAGGGAATACCGATCGTCCACCCCGTAGGTGGCCATGCCGTGTTCCTCAATGCCCGGGCCTTCTATCCCCACTTACCTCAAGATGCGTTTCCTGCCCAGACCTTGGCGGCGGAGCTCTATCTGGAGAGTGGCATCCGTTCGATGGAGCGCGGTATCGCCAGTGCGGGACGTGACCCGGTCACTGGAGATCATCATCGACCAAGGCTGGAGCTGACTCGTCTCACGATTCCCCGCCGCGTGTATACGCAGGCTCACATGGACGTAACCGTCGAGTCCGTTTGCGCAACCTACGATCGAAGGGAAGAGGCCAAAGGTCTCAAAATGATCTACGAGCCAAAGTACCTGCGGTTCTTCAGGGCACGGTTCGAACCGCTTTAG
- the yeaW gene encoding Carnitine monooxygenase oxygenase subunit, whose protein sequence is MADTIVGVSPDIGKAWTLPSRYYCDPILHSVVIESAFTRSWQFVGDTDMVKVPGQVHPTTMLEGSLDEPILLTRDMQDQLHCVSNVCTHRGNLVCEGGGNERFLRCRYHGRRFGLDGKFMNMPEFDGVEDFPADSDNLAKVPFSLFGKWIMASVDPIASLETYLKPMMDRVGWLPLEQFHHEPTRSRDYLVQANWALYCDNYLEGFHIPFIHAGLNDLLDYENYDLELYDYGILQIGTAKGAEATFNLPSGSPDHGKNIAAYYYWFFPNTMFNFYPWGCSINVLQPLAVDRTKVSFICYVWDESKLGLGAGAALDRVEREDEAIVELTQRGVKSRFYDRGRYSVKRENGTHHFHRMLERFVNG, encoded by the coding sequence ATGGCGGATACCATCGTCGGCGTTTCCCCAGACATCGGCAAGGCTTGGACTCTGCCGAGTCGTTATTATTGCGACCCGATCCTTCATTCAGTCGTGATCGAAAGCGCGTTCACGCGTAGCTGGCAGTTCGTTGGCGATACGGACATGGTGAAGGTTCCGGGACAGGTACATCCGACCACCATGCTTGAGGGATCTCTGGACGAGCCGATCCTCCTAACACGGGACATGCAGGACCAGCTTCACTGCGTGTCGAACGTGTGTACCCACCGAGGGAACCTGGTCTGCGAGGGGGGCGGAAACGAGCGCTTTCTCCGTTGCCGCTACCATGGTCGTCGCTTTGGCTTGGACGGGAAATTCATGAACATGCCGGAGTTCGACGGTGTCGAAGACTTCCCCGCTGACTCGGACAATCTGGCCAAGGTGCCTTTTAGCTTGTTTGGCAAATGGATCATGGCGTCCGTCGACCCGATTGCCTCACTGGAGACCTACCTGAAGCCGATGATGGATCGAGTGGGATGGCTGCCCCTTGAGCAGTTCCACCACGAACCGACGCGGAGCCGTGACTACCTCGTCCAGGCCAATTGGGCGCTTTATTGCGACAACTATCTCGAGGGATTCCACATCCCGTTCATCCATGCCGGGCTCAACGACCTGCTCGATTACGAGAACTATGATCTTGAGCTGTACGATTACGGGATCCTGCAAATCGGTACCGCCAAGGGCGCTGAGGCGACCTTCAATCTGCCGTCGGGATCGCCGGATCACGGCAAGAACATTGCCGCGTACTACTATTGGTTTTTCCCCAATACGATGTTCAACTTCTATCCGTGGGGCTGTTCGATCAATGTCCTCCAACCCCTTGCTGTCGATCGCACGAAGGTTTCTTTCATCTGCTATGTGTGGGATGAGTCCAAATTGGGGTTGGGAGCGGGAGCTGCCCTCGACCGGGTCGAGCGGGAAGATGAAGCTATCGTCGAACTGACGCAGAGGGGGGTCAAATCTCGGTTTTACGACCGGGGTCGCTACTCCGTCAAGCGCGAGAACGGCACCCACCACTTCCACCGGATGCTGGAACGGTTCGTCAATGGTTAG